The DNA segment ACGTTTGAATATAACAGTACCTTTGCTGACCCGAGACCGATAATTCAAAATCAGGTTGGCCTATTTCTACAAAATACAGAAACACTTCCCAGCACTACCTCAATGACTCTAACAGTTGATGGCGTTGAGCAAGGCACTATGTATACCAATGTAGTAGGTTTATCGGGGGATAGGAAATTTGTTCAAGCCCTCCAGTTTGACGCAAACTCGATGCCTACAGGGGTGTATCCCTATGAGGTTGAGATTAGGAATAACTATTCAAGCACTACACGGTCCAGCTTTGAGATCGGAGAGGTGTTAGTTAATAATCTGGTTAATAGCATATATGGATCAGGTTGGAGTTTAAGAGACCTATCCAGATTGTACGTTCAGGAAGATGGAAGCATCTTGATAGACGAGGGGGATGGAAGTTTGCTTCATTTTAAAGCAAGAACATCAACTTTGACCCCGCCGATAGCAGTTGGCGAGGATGTTGGTTCAGCACTTAAATTCGATGGGTTCAATGATTATGTAACATTTCCGTCTGGCACTGGCAATATGATGAAGGTTTTACCACTTACAGTAGAGGCATGGGTAAGGCCGGAAGTAAGGGTTGAAGATCCGGCTATCCCTAGCGCTTCAGATTATGGGGTTAACCATAGCACTGTAGTCAATAACGTAACAGTTACGAGTGGCTTAGGTACTGTCATAGAAAGGGGTCATGGTATCGGTGTAAACATATTTGGCCGTGATTCTACTATTACCATTACTAGACTCCCAGGCTCAGGTTATGCACAAAGAAAATATATAACAAATCCACAATTACTGCCGGACACATGGTATCACGTGGCTGTTGTTTATACCAGTGGTAATCATAAGACCTACTTGAATGGAGAGTTAATAGATGATTCTTCATATACGCAAGGAAACCTATCTGGGGCAAGTTCTTTGTTTCGCATAGGCAGGATACAACACTCATTACTCAGTCCTTTCAGTCTCGGGCATCATAGGGGGGATATAGATGAGGTCCGTATATGGCAGGCTGAACGCACTCAACAGGAAATTCAAAATACCATGTCCGTTCAGTTGACCGGAAATGAATCGGGGTTGGTTTTCTATGCCAATTTTGACGAGGGGCAAGGGCAGGTTTTAAATGATTTAACCGGTGGGAATAATGGAATTCTAGGAAATAAAACCTTAGTATCTGATAATGACCCAACATGG comes from the Thermodesulfobacteriota bacterium genome and includes:
- a CDS encoding LamG-like jellyroll fold domain-containing protein → MYTNVVGLSGDRKFVQALQFDANSMPTGVYPYEVEIRNNYSSTTRSSFEIGEVLVNNLVNSIYGSGWSLRDLSRLYVQEDGSILIDEGDGSLLHFKARTSTLTPPIAVGEDVGSALKFDGFNDYVTFPSGTGNMMKVLPLTVEAWVRPEVRVEDPAIPSASDYGVNHSTVVNNVTVTSGLGTVIERGHGIGVNIFGRDSTITITRLPGSGYAQRKYITNPQLLPDTWYHVAVVYTSGNHKTYLNGELIDDSSYTQGNLSGASSLFRIGRIQHSLLSPFSLGHHRGDIDEVRIWQAERTQQEIQNTMSVQLTGNESGLVFYANFDEGQGQVLNDLTGGNNGILGNKTLVSDNDPTWITYKPYNRDTDGDFITPPGDYSILFQNPDGTFTRKMKDGTVINFNAQGLQTSVVDRNGNTTTYQYDGQNRLTSITDPVGKITTLTYTGDKLSSVTDPAGRTTIFEHDGAGNLIKITDPDGTFRQFSYDSNHRMTSQTSKRGHITTYQKHTRGQVSTFDIVGREI